GTGCGGGCCGGGGATATGATCTTTGTGCCTCCCGGGACTATCCATGCCATTGGCGCCGGGGTAAGATTGGTGGAAGTACAAACTGCGGTAGACCTGACCTACCGGCTGTACGACTGGGGACGGGGCAGGAAACTGCAGATAGAGAAAGGACTGGCGCTGCTTAACACTGCTGCTGTAGAAGAAAATATCGTGGTGTCTACCCTGGAACGGCAGCTGACGGAATTGCATTGTCCGGCTTTCAGATTACAGAAACTCAATTTGCAAGGGCAGATGCAACTATCCCCCGGCGGTTCCTGGTTTTTCCTGGTCGGTCTAAAGGGGGAGGGGCAGCTTAGCAGTGGCCGGTGGCTCTATCAGGTGAAACCGGGAACAGTGTATTGGCTGGATTCAACACCGGTTTGGTTAGGAGGCAAGATAGAGGTTTTAATCTTGAATGGAAATATTTGATATAATATAATAATTTTAATAGAGCTAGAAAAAGGAGTACCAGAGATGAAAAAATTCTGGGATGCCCATGTCCATCTCTT
The DNA window shown above is from Carboxydocella sporoproducens DSM 16521 and carries:
- a CDS encoding class I mannose-6-phosphate isomerase, translating into MSILPVQPELKETLWGGTWFWRQGLHQEGRRRIGEMWYTVPGMPLMVKFIDAAAPLSLQVHPGDAQAWQREGKRGKTEAWYIWSTEPGAYIYYGFQRPVEKKEVEAAIRAGQLEKLVKKVKVRAGDMIFVPPGTIHAIGAGVRLVEVQTAVDLTYRLYDWGRGRKLQIEKGLALLNTAAVEENIVVSTLERQLTELHCPAFRLQKLNLQGQMQLSPGGSWFFLVGLKGEGQLSSGRWLYQVKPGTVYWLDSTPVWLGGKIEVLILNGNI